A genomic segment from Gossypium hirsutum isolate 1008001.06 chromosome D04, Gossypium_hirsutum_v2.1, whole genome shotgun sequence encodes:
- the LOC121216339 gene encoding ultraviolet-B receptor UVR8 isoform X2: MNGEGKKGDELKMEVVNRERVVFMWGYLPGALPQRAPLVSPVLVRIPDSIDHSWTDVCGGGCGFAMAISDSGKLITWGSTDDSGQSYVTSGKHGEIPEPFPLPTEASLVKAAAGWAHCVAVTENGEVYTWGWKECIPSGKVFGDPSTGTSLEKDVFERQNSLTEQVSPHSQSSRSSGETFSATNTKGVGEESTKRRRISSTKQSAESSSSGDETVSALPCLVALNPGVRIVTVAAGGRHTLALSDIGQVWGWGYGGEGQLGLGSRIRMVSSPHPVPCIELSSFGKDSVAARSRGSLCSEGQGFRVPGNYVKGIACGGRHSAVITDAGAVLTFGWGLYGQCGQGSTDDELSPTSVSSLLGIKIVSVAAGLWHTVCISADGDVYAFGGNQFGQLGTGGDQAEALGRSKFGEFACKSCIVRSSSQCHNYRGWENILLGMEQVWPGIILTLISDQGAILLLVKQKP; the protein is encoded by the exons ATGAACGGAGAAGGAAAAAAAGGCGATGAACTGAAAATGGAGGTAGTTAATAGAGAGCGTGTGGTTTTCATGTGGGGATATTTGCCTGGAGCGTTACCGCAACGAGCTCCGCTTGTATCGCCGGTTCTTGTGCGGATTCCGGATTCCATTGACCATTCTTGGACCGACGTATGCGGTGGCGGTTGTGGATTCGCCATGGCCATTTCTG ATTCAGGGAAGCTTATCACTTGGGGTTCAACTGATGATTCAGGTCAAAGCTACGTTACATCAGGGAAGCATGGG GAAATTCCAGAGCCATTTCCACTTCCAACCGAAGCTTCTCTAGTAAAAGCAGCCGCTGGTTGGGCACACTGTGTTGCAGTTACAG AAAATGGCGAAGTTTATACATGGGGGTGGAAAGAGTGTATTCCCTCAGGGAAGGTCTTTGGTGATCCATCCACTGGGACTAGTTTAGAGAAGGATGTATTTGAAAGACAGAACTCTTTGACAGAGCAAG TGAGCCCTCACTCTCAAAGCTCAAGATCAAGTGGCGAAACATTTTCTGCCACCAATACTAAAGGAGTTGGAGAGGAAAgtacaaaaagaagaagaatatcaTCAACAAAACAGTCTGCTGAAAGCTCATCATCTGGTGATGAAACTGTGTCGGCATTGCCATGTCTCGTAGCTCTAAATCCGGGAGTCAGGATTGTGACTGTAGCTGCCGGTGGGCGCCACACTCTAGCATTGTCAG ATATCGGGCAGGTCTGGGGTTGGGGCTATGGTGGTGAGGGACAACTTGGTTTGGGTTCTAGGATAAGAATGGTATCCTCGCCCCATCCTGTCCCTTGCATTGAGCTATCTTCTTTTGGGAAAGATAGTGTTGCTGCACGTTCTCGAGGTAGCTTGTGTTCAGAAGGGCAGGGTTTTAGAGTTCCTGGAAATTATGTAAAGGGGATAGCCTGTGGAGGACGACACAGTGCGGTAATCACAG ATGCTGGAGCAGTACTTACTTTCGGTTGGGGACTCTATGGACAG TGTGGGCAAGGAAGTACAGATGATGAATTAAGCCCGACGAGTGTATCTTCCTTACTGGGCATCAAGATAGTGTCTGTTGCGGCAGGACTGTGGCACACAGTTTGCATATCAGCTGATGGTGATGTGTATGCGTTTGGGGGGAATCAGTTTGGGCAATTGGGAACTGGTGGTGATCAAGCAGAG GCTCTTGGAAGATCCAAGTTTGGAGAATTCGCATGTAAAAGTTGCATCGTGCGGAGCTCGTCACAGTGCCATAATTACAG AGGATGGGAAAATATTCTGCTGGGGATGGAACAAGTATGGCCAGGTATCATCCTCACGCTGATCAGTGATCAAG GTGCCATTCTGTTACTCGTAAAACAAAAACCCTAA
- the LOC121216339 gene encoding ultraviolet-B receptor UVR8 isoform X3, with translation MNGEGKKGDELKMEVVNRERVVFMWGYLPGALPQRAPLVSPVLVRIPDSIDHSWTDVCGGGCGFAMAISDSGKLITWGSTDDSGQSYVTSGKHGEIPEPFPLPTEASLVKAAAGWAHCVAVTENGEVYTWGWKECIPSGKVFGDPSTGTSLEKDVFERQNSLTEQVSPHSQSSRSSGETFSATNTKGVGEESTKRRRISSTKQSAESSSSGDETVSALPCLVALNPGVRIVTVAAGGRHTLALSDIGQVWGWGYGGEGQLGLGSRIRMVSSPHPVPCIELSSFGKDSVAARSRGSLCSEGQGFRVPGNYVKGIACGGRHSAVITDAGAVLTFGWGLYGQCGQGSTDDELSPTSVSSLLGIKIVSVAAGLWHTVCISADGDVYAFGGNQFGQLGTGGDQAEALGRSKFGEFACKSCIVRSSSQCHNYRGWENILLGMEQVWPARLG, from the exons ATGAACGGAGAAGGAAAAAAAGGCGATGAACTGAAAATGGAGGTAGTTAATAGAGAGCGTGTGGTTTTCATGTGGGGATATTTGCCTGGAGCGTTACCGCAACGAGCTCCGCTTGTATCGCCGGTTCTTGTGCGGATTCCGGATTCCATTGACCATTCTTGGACCGACGTATGCGGTGGCGGTTGTGGATTCGCCATGGCCATTTCTG ATTCAGGGAAGCTTATCACTTGGGGTTCAACTGATGATTCAGGTCAAAGCTACGTTACATCAGGGAAGCATGGG GAAATTCCAGAGCCATTTCCACTTCCAACCGAAGCTTCTCTAGTAAAAGCAGCCGCTGGTTGGGCACACTGTGTTGCAGTTACAG AAAATGGCGAAGTTTATACATGGGGGTGGAAAGAGTGTATTCCCTCAGGGAAGGTCTTTGGTGATCCATCCACTGGGACTAGTTTAGAGAAGGATGTATTTGAAAGACAGAACTCTTTGACAGAGCAAG TGAGCCCTCACTCTCAAAGCTCAAGATCAAGTGGCGAAACATTTTCTGCCACCAATACTAAAGGAGTTGGAGAGGAAAgtacaaaaagaagaagaatatcaTCAACAAAACAGTCTGCTGAAAGCTCATCATCTGGTGATGAAACTGTGTCGGCATTGCCATGTCTCGTAGCTCTAAATCCGGGAGTCAGGATTGTGACTGTAGCTGCCGGTGGGCGCCACACTCTAGCATTGTCAG ATATCGGGCAGGTCTGGGGTTGGGGCTATGGTGGTGAGGGACAACTTGGTTTGGGTTCTAGGATAAGAATGGTATCCTCGCCCCATCCTGTCCCTTGCATTGAGCTATCTTCTTTTGGGAAAGATAGTGTTGCTGCACGTTCTCGAGGTAGCTTGTGTTCAGAAGGGCAGGGTTTTAGAGTTCCTGGAAATTATGTAAAGGGGATAGCCTGTGGAGGACGACACAGTGCGGTAATCACAG ATGCTGGAGCAGTACTTACTTTCGGTTGGGGACTCTATGGACAG TGTGGGCAAGGAAGTACAGATGATGAATTAAGCCCGACGAGTGTATCTTCCTTACTGGGCATCAAGATAGTGTCTGTTGCGGCAGGACTGTGGCACACAGTTTGCATATCAGCTGATGGTGATGTGTATGCGTTTGGGGGGAATCAGTTTGGGCAATTGGGAACTGGTGGTGATCAAGCAGAG GCTCTTGGAAGATCCAAGTTTGGAGAATTCGCATGTAAAAGTTGCATCGTGCGGAGCTCGTCACAGTGCCATAATTACAG AGGATGGGAAAATATTCTGCTGGGGATGGAACAAGTATGGCCAG CTCGGCTTGGGTGA
- the LOC121216339 gene encoding ultraviolet-B receptor UVR8 isoform X1, which yields MNGEGKKGDELKMEVVNRERVVFMWGYLPGALPQRAPLVSPVLVRIPDSIDHSWTDVCGGGCGFAMAISDSGKLITWGSTDDSGQSYVTSGKHGEIPEPFPLPTEASLVKAAAGWAHCVAVTENGEVYTWGWKECIPSGKVFGDPSTGTSLEKDVFERQNSLTEQVSPHSQSSRSSGETFSATNTKGVGEESTKRRRISSTKQSAESSSSGDETVSALPCLVALNPGVRIVTVAAGGRHTLALSDIGQVWGWGYGGEGQLGLGSRIRMVSSPHPVPCIELSSFGKDSVAARSRGSLCSEGQGFRVPGNYVKGIACGGRHSAVITDAGAVLTFGWGLYGQCGQGSTDDELSPTSVSSLLGIKIVSVAAGLWHTVCISADGDVYAFGGNQFGQLGTGGDQAETLPRLLEDPSLENSHVKVASCGARHSAIITEDGKIFCWGWNKYGQLGLGDVIDRSTPSQVTIEGCRPKNIVCGWWHTLLLAESAS from the exons ATGAACGGAGAAGGAAAAAAAGGCGATGAACTGAAAATGGAGGTAGTTAATAGAGAGCGTGTGGTTTTCATGTGGGGATATTTGCCTGGAGCGTTACCGCAACGAGCTCCGCTTGTATCGCCGGTTCTTGTGCGGATTCCGGATTCCATTGACCATTCTTGGACCGACGTATGCGGTGGCGGTTGTGGATTCGCCATGGCCATTTCTG ATTCAGGGAAGCTTATCACTTGGGGTTCAACTGATGATTCAGGTCAAAGCTACGTTACATCAGGGAAGCATGGG GAAATTCCAGAGCCATTTCCACTTCCAACCGAAGCTTCTCTAGTAAAAGCAGCCGCTGGTTGGGCACACTGTGTTGCAGTTACAG AAAATGGCGAAGTTTATACATGGGGGTGGAAAGAGTGTATTCCCTCAGGGAAGGTCTTTGGTGATCCATCCACTGGGACTAGTTTAGAGAAGGATGTATTTGAAAGACAGAACTCTTTGACAGAGCAAG TGAGCCCTCACTCTCAAAGCTCAAGATCAAGTGGCGAAACATTTTCTGCCACCAATACTAAAGGAGTTGGAGAGGAAAgtacaaaaagaagaagaatatcaTCAACAAAACAGTCTGCTGAAAGCTCATCATCTGGTGATGAAACTGTGTCGGCATTGCCATGTCTCGTAGCTCTAAATCCGGGAGTCAGGATTGTGACTGTAGCTGCCGGTGGGCGCCACACTCTAGCATTGTCAG ATATCGGGCAGGTCTGGGGTTGGGGCTATGGTGGTGAGGGACAACTTGGTTTGGGTTCTAGGATAAGAATGGTATCCTCGCCCCATCCTGTCCCTTGCATTGAGCTATCTTCTTTTGGGAAAGATAGTGTTGCTGCACGTTCTCGAGGTAGCTTGTGTTCAGAAGGGCAGGGTTTTAGAGTTCCTGGAAATTATGTAAAGGGGATAGCCTGTGGAGGACGACACAGTGCGGTAATCACAG ATGCTGGAGCAGTACTTACTTTCGGTTGGGGACTCTATGGACAG TGTGGGCAAGGAAGTACAGATGATGAATTAAGCCCGACGAGTGTATCTTCCTTACTGGGCATCAAGATAGTGTCTGTTGCGGCAGGACTGTGGCACACAGTTTGCATATCAGCTGATGGTGATGTGTATGCGTTTGGGGGGAATCAGTTTGGGCAATTGGGAACTGGTGGTGATCAAGCAGAG ACTCTCCCCAGGCTCTTGGAAGATCCAAGTTTGGAGAATTCGCATGTAAAAGTTGCATCGTGCGGAGCTCGTCACAGTGCCATAATTACAG AGGATGGGAAAATATTCTGCTGGGGATGGAACAAGTATGGCCAG CTCGGCTTGGGTGATGTGATTGATCGCAGTACTCCCTCTCAAGTTACTATTGAGGGTTGTCGCCCAAAAAACATTGTGTGCGGCTGGTGGCATACCCTGCTTCTGGCTGAGTCAGCCAGCTGA
- the LOC121216339 gene encoding RCC1 and BTB domain-containing protein 2 isoform X4, translating into MNGEGKKGDELKMEVVNRERVVFMWGYLPGALPQRAPLVSPVLVRIPDSIDHSWTDVCGGGCGFAMAISDSGKLITWGSTDDSGQSYVTSGKHGEIPEPFPLPTEASLVKAAAGWAHCVAVTENGEVYTWGWKECIPSGKVFGDPSTGTSLEKDVFERQNSLTEQVSPHSQSSRSSGETFSATNTKGVGEESTKRRRISSTKQSAESSSSGDETVSALPCLVALNPGVRIVTVAAGGRHTLALSDIGQVWGWGYGGEGQLGLGSRIRMVSSPHPVPCIELSSFGKDSVAARSRGSLCSEGQGFRVPGNYVKGIACGGRHSAVITDAGAVLTFGWGLYGQDQYVGKVEIGGEKGPVKLKMRFNLIRDILLDSFSNISLLYFIVIYACSIF; encoded by the exons ATGAACGGAGAAGGAAAAAAAGGCGATGAACTGAAAATGGAGGTAGTTAATAGAGAGCGTGTGGTTTTCATGTGGGGATATTTGCCTGGAGCGTTACCGCAACGAGCTCCGCTTGTATCGCCGGTTCTTGTGCGGATTCCGGATTCCATTGACCATTCTTGGACCGACGTATGCGGTGGCGGTTGTGGATTCGCCATGGCCATTTCTG ATTCAGGGAAGCTTATCACTTGGGGTTCAACTGATGATTCAGGTCAAAGCTACGTTACATCAGGGAAGCATGGG GAAATTCCAGAGCCATTTCCACTTCCAACCGAAGCTTCTCTAGTAAAAGCAGCCGCTGGTTGGGCACACTGTGTTGCAGTTACAG AAAATGGCGAAGTTTATACATGGGGGTGGAAAGAGTGTATTCCCTCAGGGAAGGTCTTTGGTGATCCATCCACTGGGACTAGTTTAGAGAAGGATGTATTTGAAAGACAGAACTCTTTGACAGAGCAAG TGAGCCCTCACTCTCAAAGCTCAAGATCAAGTGGCGAAACATTTTCTGCCACCAATACTAAAGGAGTTGGAGAGGAAAgtacaaaaagaagaagaatatcaTCAACAAAACAGTCTGCTGAAAGCTCATCATCTGGTGATGAAACTGTGTCGGCATTGCCATGTCTCGTAGCTCTAAATCCGGGAGTCAGGATTGTGACTGTAGCTGCCGGTGGGCGCCACACTCTAGCATTGTCAG ATATCGGGCAGGTCTGGGGTTGGGGCTATGGTGGTGAGGGACAACTTGGTTTGGGTTCTAGGATAAGAATGGTATCCTCGCCCCATCCTGTCCCTTGCATTGAGCTATCTTCTTTTGGGAAAGATAGTGTTGCTGCACGTTCTCGAGGTAGCTTGTGTTCAGAAGGGCAGGGTTTTAGAGTTCCTGGAAATTATGTAAAGGGGATAGCCTGTGGAGGACGACACAGTGCGGTAATCACAG ATGCTGGAGCAGTACTTACTTTCGGTTGGGGACTCTATGGACAG GATCAATATGTAGGTAAAGTAGAAATTGGTGGAGAAAAAGGCCCAGTAAAGTTGAAGATGAGGTTCAATCTAATAAGGGATATTCTTCTCGATTCCTTTTCTAATATTTCTCTCCTCTATtttattgtgatatatgcttgttCTATCTTCTAA